DNA from Serinibacter salmoneus:
CCAGTCGGCCGAGACTCTCGCCTCCCAGGGCTACGTCGTCGTCTCCGTCAGCGCGAACGCGATCAACGCGCACGACAATGTGGACTCGGTGGACTACGGCGCCACCGCGCGGGGTGCGCTGGTCCTCAGCCACCTGGACCTGCTGGAGCGGGCGAACGCGGGCGAGGACATCGGCCTGCCGCCTGAACTCACCGGCCGCCTCGACCTGGACCGGGTGAGCCTCATGGGACACTCCCGCGGCGGGGAGGGGGTCGTGCGCGCCGCCGCCCTGAACAGCCAACGCGCAGCGCCGTTCGGGATCGTCTCCATCGCCCAGTTCGCGCCGACCGACTTCGCCCGGCTCAGCGTGCCGGACCTGCCCCTCCTCACCGTGCTCCCCTACTGCGACGGCGACCTCCCGGACCTGCAGGGACAGCACTACTTCGAGGACTCGCGCGACGCCGTGCCCGACTACTCCCTGCGCACCACCGCGGTCCTCCTGGGCGCGAACCACAACTACTTCAACGCCGTCTGGGCCGAGGGGCCAGATGCCCGCGACGACTGGGCGTTCCAGGACGCCGACCTCAGCGATCCGGACTGCGGGACCGCGGCGCCGGGCCGCCTGACCGCGCCGGACCAGCAGGACGCGGGAACGGGACTCCTCGCCGGCTGGGCGCGGCTCACGCTCGGCGGTGAGGACGACCTCCTCGCAATGTTCGACGGTTCCGGGGCGCTGCCTGCCGGGTTCCCGGCCACCGAGACCGTGGCGCACCTTCCCGAGCGCATCGACCTGCTGACCGTGAGCAGCGGCACGCTCCCGGGTGAGCAGGTCGCGGAGGTCGGCGGCGCGACCACCGAGGTGTGCGCGTCCCTCGACCAGCGCCCCGTCCACCTCCCCGGCCTCACGCCCTGCGGCACGCTCGCCACCATCACTCCCGCGCAGGCCCCGCACTGGACCCCGGCCCGGTTCGCCCCCTCGGTACCCGCCGGGGCCGCGCTCGCGGTGACCTGGCCGCGGGCCGGCGGCGGCGTCGCGATCGGGATCGGCCCCCAGGTCTCGGCGGTCGGGCACGAGTCGCTCACGTTCCGGCTCGCACCCGGCTCCGCACCACCGCAGGACCTGACCGTCCGGGTGTCCGACCGCACCGGGCGGAGTGCGGATGTCGCGCTCTCGAGCCTCAGCGAGGCCCTGCACCCGTTGCCCGGTTCCGCCTCACCGCTGGACAAGACGATGCTGCGCACGGTCACCGTGCCGCTGGCCGACCTCGGGGTGGACCTCACGGCCCTGGCCCGCATCGACCTGCTCGGCACCACGGCGGGCAGCATCTACCTCGCCGATGTGGCCCTCACCTCCCACTCGGCCGGTGGCACGCTCGGACTCGCTCTGCCCTCCCTGAGGATCGAGGACTCCCTGGTGAGCGAGGGCGACACCGACTCCGAGGCCCTGGTGGGAGTGAGGCTCTCCCGAGCGGCCGACCACGAGGTCACCGCCTGGGTGGAGGCGGTGGGCACCGGCGGCACGGGCGCGCAGCCGGCGGCCACCCGCGTCTCCCTTCCGGCCGGCGAGACCTGCGCCGTGGTGCGGATCCCCATCCGCGGCGACGTTGCCGCCTCCTTCGCACCGCAGGCCTCGGTCCGCGTGACGGCGGCAGCGGTCACCGGCGCGGTCACCTCGGATCCCGTGGGGGTCCTGACGGTGCGGGAGGACGACGCCGTGGTGCGCTCCGACGGGACACCCGGCGAGATGCTGCCCTACCCGGGTCCGCAGGCCGATCCGTGCGCGCCGGCGGTGCAGGACGTCTTCATCGATGTCCCCGCCGAGGACCTCTACGCCGAGGAGATCGGGTGGCTCGCCGCCACCGGCGTCACCACCGGCTGGCCCACCCCGCAGGGCCCGGAGTACCGCCGGCTGGCGCCGGTCGCCCGCGACGCGATGGCCGCCTTCCTCTACCGCTACGCCGGAGAACCCCAGTACACCCCGCCCGCGGTCTCGCCGTTCGTGGACGTGAGCACCCGCAACATGTACTACACCGAGATCGCGTGGCTCGCCGACCAGGAGATCTCCACCGGGTGGTCCACCCCACGCGGCGCGGAGTTCCGG
Protein-coding regions in this window:
- a CDS encoding S-layer homology domain-containing protein — protein: MRVGVATAGQGWQARPIADRWELTVSLPERLPVRAAAPTLLVDGIELPATESPDGLSLTATTTLDLATTHDVSTGWSGEPTGALGGLVDHHDTSEPSEDEHTSTTGPAPVPREVLAPDPRERGAFTVARADYDLGTQAVDLVGLGDRRGELRAAVYYPAQAAGERPVVMLLHGRHEVCTGGWNPARYPCLDDQVEVPSHLGFGQSAETLASQGYVVVSVSANAINAHDNVDSVDYGATARGALVLSHLDLLERANAGEDIGLPPELTGRLDLDRVSLMGHSRGGEGVVRAAALNSQRAAPFGIVSIAQFAPTDFARLSVPDLPLLTVLPYCDGDLPDLQGQHYFEDSRDAVPDYSLRTTAVLLGANHNYFNAVWAEGPDARDDWAFQDADLSDPDCGTAAPGRLTAPDQQDAGTGLLAGWARLTLGGEDDLLAMFDGSGALPAGFPATETVAHLPERIDLLTVSSGTLPGEQVAEVGGATTEVCASLDQRPVHLPGLTPCGTLATITPAQAPHWTPARFAPSVPAGAALAVTWPRAGGGVAIGIGPQVSAVGHESLTFRLAPGSAPPQDLTVRVSDRTGRSADVALSSLSEALHPLPGSASPLDKTMLRTVTVPLADLGVDLTALARIDLLGTTAGSIYLADVALTSHSAGGTLGLALPSLRIEDSLVSEGDTDSEALVGVRLSRAADHEVTAWVEAVGTGGTGAQPAATRVSLPAGETCAVVRIPIRGDVAASFAPQASVRVTAAAVTGAVTSDPVGVLTVREDDAVVRSDGTPGEMLPYPGPQADPCAPAVQDVFIDVPAEDLYAEEIGWLAATGVTTGWPTPQGPEYRRLAPVARDAMAAFLYRYAGEPQYTPPAVSPFVDVSTRNMYYTEIAWLADQEISTGWSTPRGAEFRPLEPIARDAMAAFLYRFAGEPGFEAPSTSPFTDVATSNLYYDEITWLAATGVSTGWPRADGSAEFRPLLPIARDAMAAFLYRFARAE